The genomic segment ATTAATATAGGGTATGGTCATTTGAAAATGCTTGTGGTATTTTTAAGTGTGAGAGGTTCTCTTGTCCTTCATTGCTAACTCCAAAAAATCatattttgcagttttgcctgtAGTTTGCTTAGACAAGGAATGAAGCAGATAATAATCACATTAGAGACCCCTGAAATCATAGCTCTTGAAAAAGGGGATGACAAGAATGCTATTGCAAAGGTATCCACGAATCCTGTAAACACCCAATTTTTAATCATGTGTCCATCTGGAAGAGAAAATGAGCAGTTGATGCTTACTGAAAACTGTATTATTGCATGTCTTGAGAGACGGACAATTTTTATGGCATACAACTTCCATCGATGATTCTCTGTGGCATACAACTTCCATTCCATGCTAAGGGCAGGTTTTGATGGTATTAGGTCTGATAATTTTTGGAGTGGAattggaaaaggaaaagtttcgTGGTTTTATCGCTTCAAGCTGAATTTCCGGCTAAGTTATGTGTCAAAAAGTTCCTGCATTGTGTCTGTTTCTTGTTTCTCCTTTAGAGTATGTTGAAACAAGAAAGAAGTTTCATTAATTCCTTTTTCTGCGGGAAAATTGTCTTACACTGATACTGAAAAGTATATAAACAGGTAGTTTGATGAGTTAGTTGGTGTTGACATTTTCCATTGGCTTAGCTTACTTTCTCGTCTTTTACTTGTCCACATCAATTTTCTTGTGCATCTGCTTATATGACTCTTTCTTAATAACTGTACTATGTAGTCTAAGAAAAGtactttaaattattttatcaaTAGGCTTCAAGGCAGAGCGTCATCCAGCAGATTACTGAGGGAAAGGCTCAGGTTAGGTCAAGCTCTGAGGCATTTGCTTTGATAATTGATGGGAAATCTCTTGCTTATGCATTAGAAGATGATACAAAGAATTTATTTCTGGAGCTTGCAATCAGCTGTGCATCTGTTATTTGTTGTCGATCATCACCAAAGCAGAAGGCATTGGTGAGTCTGGACCATATCCCAAACCCACAGGCTCCCCCTATCTCTGATTATTTTCCTACTGAGGACTTAGTTTTGATGCTAAATGCAATTGCTGCTGGATATGCAGGTTACAAGACTTGTTAAAGATGGAACCAAGAAGACAACATTAGCCATTGGTGATGGAGCGAATGATGTGGGAATGCTTCAAGAAGCTGACATCGGAATTGGAATTAGTGGTGTTGAAGGAATGCAGGTACAGAATTTACTTTTTACCTGATTAATTTGCAGGAAACATCATGCTTTTATCATAATCTACCACTTCTAGCTTTCACACTTATTTTCTTGTGCAAATTAGGCTGTCATGTCAAGTGATGTTGCAATTGCTCAGTTTCGATTTTTGGAGCGCTTACTTCTGGTGCACGGACATTGGTGCTACCGAAGGATTTCTTCAATGGTAATGTATCTTGGTTGTGCTCCTTTACATATTATTTGCACCCTTATTACAATTAAAAGAATATTGGTTTTTAACTGAATGCTTGCAGTTTTGGTCttggatcaattcattcaaATGTATAAATCATGTTTTTGTCATATTGCATCAACATCAAACTTTCTTAATCATCATTTGATTTGGTTTATCTATTCTTTTTTGCAGATATGCTACTTCTTCTATAAGAACGTCACATTTGGTTTTACTGTATTTCTATATGAGGCATATGCATCATTCTCTGCCCAGCCGGCATACAATGATTGGTTTTTGACCCTTTACAACATTTTCTTCACATCACTTCCAGTCATCGCTTTGGGAGTTTTTGATCAGGATGTATCTGCTCGGTTTTGTCTGAAGGTATGCCTTTCATCTAAAGCTATGTTTATTACTGAAATTGGCACGTTCAGCTTATAATATTTAGAATTTTAAGCTGTTATAAAAGGATTATCTTTCCTAGACATATAATAAGAGAACACAGGCCAATTTAGCAAATAACAACAATTTGGGTGTTCTTTTCGAGTAATGAACATCAATTTGGGTGTTGGTCACTATCCATAACAGCTGTTAGGTGATTGCAATTATGCCTACTATCTCCAATGGAGTACATCATTCATCAATGAGAAGCCATAAACGATGGAAAAGTTATAGCTTCTAAGTGAAATTATTGACAATTAGAATGTGTAGTTTAAGTAAATACAGGAGTCTGCTTCTTTTTACGAGTCTCTATCTCATAAATTTATATCTCAAAGGAAATGACCAAAGATTTTATATTAGACCTTACCTCTTATTTCTATACAAGGTTCCTTACTGATTCATTGGGATTGTGTTGCAGTTCCCAATGCTGTACCAAGAAGGTGTACAGAATCTTCTCTTCAGCTGGCGCCGCATTATTGGCTGGATGCTAAATGGCGTTTGCAGTGCTGTTATTATCTTCTTTTTATGCACTAAAGCGCTAGATCCACAGGCCTtcaacaagaatggaaaagttGCAGGATTCGCGGTCTTGGGCACAACTATGTACACTTGTGTTGTTTGGGTTGTGAATTGCCAGATGGCTCTCGCTGTCAGTTACTTCACCTTAATACAACATATCTTTATCTGGGGTGGAATTGCTTTATGGTACCTTTTCCTCCTGGCATATGGAGCCATAACTCCCAAGTATTCCTCTACTGCATACAAGCTCTTCATTGAAGCCCTTGCCCCTGCCCCAGCATTCTGGATAGTCACAATCTTTGTGGTTATTTCGGCGCTGATCCCTTACTTCTGTTACAATGCAATTCAAATGCGGTTCTTTCCCATGTACCATGGGATGATACAGTGGATAAGGCGTGAGGGGCGCTCAGATGACCCTGAATACTGCAATATGGTGCGACAGAGATCAATACGCCCCACGACTGTGGGTTTTACTGCACGTTCTATGGCAAGAACGAATCCGCTGGATGGTAGGAAGCAAAACCACAGATAACATATACAGGTCCCTCTTACTTTGAGCTGCTGTAGACTCTGAACCTCTGAATTTTGCTGTAAATTCAGAACTGTAAACGGTGTATATGATACTGCGGCTGTCGCTACTTATTGGCCCATGGCCATTGACTCCCAAGATTAGCAAGTTCAAAGATGAAACAGCATTCAGCTGTACCATCTGTGGAAGTAGCAGAAACAAGCCCAGGAAGTTTGTAAATGTTGATAATTAGCGATAGAAGCTATGATATATTCATTCGTTTTAAATGTGTATTTTGTAAATTATCGATATATACATCATAGAAAGGCAGAGTTATGGATTCTTTCATGGGGAAGGGATAGTTTTTCCTTCCAATCCGGCCCTCTTGTTCATGGTTTACTCTTCTGTAATAGCAGTTCATATCTTTTGAACAATAAAGAAGTTCTAATCTCTCATTCGAACTCGCCACCCgtttttttctttggtttctctctctatctctgtCTCTCTGTGTTGACCTGTGCGTGTGTGAAATGTTGCAAACCAGCGTTTAGCTATGTGATTGTAATATTCTGGAACCGTGTCAAATTTCGTCTCTCCAAtcttaaaatttgtaaaaaCTACATAAATGCTGCAGTTGATATGGAACCGTAGTTGATTTTATCAGATATGAAGGtgaaaatgcaatgcaaacTAAGCAAGGTGGCATTCTTCAAATTTTGCTCCTAATGAACATCATTCCGCCTCTTATAACTAATGAGACACTTGTGCTTCAAAGTTTCTTTTTCCAGCTGGTTGAACTGTCTAGATTGGTGGTAAGGGCGTATTAAGCTTTTGAAATGAACAAATACGCAGATTTAGATTTAGACTTCATTATATGGTGCATCAGTAGTGTGCTTTTGTTGATACCAATGCTATGATATGTTGAACAGCCAAAATCACAAAGCGTATCCATTTGAAGCAAATGCTCAGGAACAAAATGAAGTAACATGTGGCTCAGGAACAAATGCTCAATTTGCTTCAAAGGATTAATCCATTTTTGTGGACATAGTTACAACAATGGTACTGAGGAGCGTCCTAAGAGCCCTTGCAGGTAGCAATAGGCCTTCTATAATGGTGGTTTTTAGTCTTCCAAACAATAGCACCAGATTCCTTGACCACTCAAATGGATCAATTTTTAGGGTGACAGAAGCATCGAGATTGTCCGAGTCATGTTCATTTGCCTGAATATGAAGTTTCTTCGGTCCTGTTTTGAGAAGGATGATCAAAGATAACTCCCTTTTGGTACAGAACCTATCGTATTGAGTGATCCAAATATCAGCATTCTGTTGGCAAAGTTGTATTCATCGTTGTCATCTGCATATCAAAGTTACATGGATTGaataacaagaaagaaagaaagagaggagaaCAGACCTAGATCAAGGCACGACGAACCCTGAACATTTCGTTCCTGAACTTCCAAGTATACTAAAATACATCCATTAAATATCCAACGTATACTTTAATTTCTGCAGAAGGAAATGTGACTAATTATGGACAATATGAACTATCTCTGGATACTTTCAGAATAAAATCCAACAACGAGCCCACAATGGCAAATGTTTAGAAATTTTCCTCCTCGAGAAAATTTCTTTCGAgtcaaaaagaataaaaagaagaaCAATTTTCTTGAATCATGCACACACATTTCACAAGCGTCTCCTGTGACCTCCAACATATGCTTGTTACATagtcatatatatatgtacagaTCTCGTTAATTATATACATGGAGGTTCTAATTCGACCCCATATCAAAACATACAATAGGTATGAAaatgaatggaaaaaaaaagatcaaaagTAGAAGCCAACGAGGCCTAAGCCTAAGGAATCATGGACATGATGATACATACAACAATGATATTTTGCCATCTTGTATGAATGTCCCATTACAAGGTAAAATTGACAAATCATACCACACAATCACCAATCCATCGATCACGAGACCGTTAGACCAAGAAAATCAGAGGCAGATTTGCCTAAAATGTTGGCAAACTCATTGAAGCTAATGACCCCATCTCCATTTGTATCAGCATTACGCATCATTTCAGTTAGCTCTTTGTAAGTCAAGGGATGTCCCATTTTGGCCATTTGGCCAGCAAATTCAGCTGCAGTTATGAAACCATTGCCATCGCGATCGAACGATCGAAAGACCTCCAATAGTTGTTCTTGATTGATCAAAATCTGCTCGTTCATGTCTGGCAAAATGGCCTCAACAAGCTCTTCAAATTCAATCGTACCATTACCGTTGGCATCCATGTTGGCCAGTAGATCATGAATTTGATTCCCTGTTGGTTTTAGCCCGAGGGAACGCAGCAGGGCCGCGAGCTCTAGCTGCGTTAGGCTACCATCCCTGTCCATGTCAAAGCGAATGAAGATGTCCCTCAGCTGTTTAAGTTGATCTGATTGAAGCTTAGCCATCCTTGGGATGGTAGGAGGAGAAGGTacaggaaagaagaaaaagaaaaaggggagtaCTGATCTTTGTCTTGTGACCAAAATGTTGGAAATTGTCAGTTTGTTGAATATGTGGGGTTGTGCTATGGCTTTTAAATTTAGTGATCCAGACTAAAAGTATGATGTTCAACTTGTCattgtgtcaaaaaaaaaaaaaaaaaaaaaaaaaactactagtAAAAGAAAGCAAGAGTTAATTGCACTGATCTCCTTGATGGTTGACATAATTGCAAAGACTTCCCATATGATTGTTCAGATTGCAATGACTTCCCCTATCTGTCATCTAGAGTTATTTCTATCATTCTGTACTAGAATTTTGTATGGTTGACCTCTTTTGTTACACTAGTTCTAGGCCTCGTttggcaaatgagttttttgaacgtttgtctaaaattttatcgTAACCTACTGTtgaagttgtaaaaaaaaattttaaagtctgtaaatttttgaatattttgaagtgtatagtttaaaaattttgatgagtttttttaaaattattatagctaaaatttttaaaaaacttgtagaagacagatttgagcaaaaatttaTTTGCCAAACAGGCCCCTAGTTGCACTGAAAATGCGTACACGACCCCTATatgcttttattttattttattcaagttacattttgttatattttctcGTGATATCATTTCATTAACATTTAACCTTTTTTTCATTTGTACTCATTAGAATAATTGACTTTGAGATAAAATCATATGTTGTACGTAACAATTGTAATCACgaggagaaaaaggaaagaatatcTCAAAGAGTCTAtacaaaatttttggaaatttgaaGGGAATTCGTGCAATTTATCCTAACCCAACATGTTTTTGGTCCCTAGGCATGTGTGTTGTCTGTCTTTTAATCGTTAACCATGTGACCAAGTCTTGGTAAACTGTCTTTTCTGTGCTCAGGAAATTGACCTTAAATTGCTTATGTGAACGTGTTGGACGATTTATGATTCAATTAGTTAGCTGGAAGATTCAAAAGTTTACCAAATCTTGTTCCCAGTGGTTGCTTTCTTCCGAACAAGCTACTACTGCCATTTGCTTTTCcatttcttgttttttattCACACAACAGATGGACGCGCAATCGGAGGTGAATTTTCTAATGCCGCCCCAAAAACACGCAAACGGGTAATCTGTTAGTACCATAATCAAGCCACCAGTCGTAGTGTTTAAcattgtttgattattttaacgagTTAGAAATTTTATTCAAGTTTGATTCATTTATTTGCTAAATCGAGCTTAAATGAGTTTTTATATTGAACTCGACAGTTATCAACTATGAAATTCTGTTCGAGTCTGGTTTGACTAGTTGGCAAACCAAATTGGAACAGACTGTTATCAAATTAAATTCGATTCGAATATCGAATTGTTTGATTTATCTTTTAGTTGTAACTACCCGAGTTCGAACAAACTCTTATCAAACCAATCTCGATTCGAATATCAAATAGGTTGGCTCTATTTTTCAACCATAGCCGCCAGTCGTATGCTAGGCAGCCAGGTTCATTGTAAAGTTTTGCCATATAAATCTAATCACAGTAGACAAATCAGTTTAACTTATGCAATTGTAGCAGCCTGAGTCTTGTTAGGGGTAGACCCTTACTGAATCTGCACCCTTCTTTTTTGTGCGTCTCCATTTGGTTGTTGAACTATGGCCAAATTGTGCTTTTGTTTATGTGAAATTGGCTTAGGTATGTACCTACCAATCAACGGGGAGTAGGGGTTGGCTTAATATAGACATAACTCATATTAGGACACAAAATATAATCGAATTTGTACTTTGTAGCCTCATTCTTAGATTTCTGATAAAATTAACCAACTCTAGGACCCATAAATGGGATTTCTAAATTGATGTGTTACTACTATTCGAGTTGGTATTCCTCTAATCCTATTTTAGTGGTTCTGCCAATCATCAATATAGGTATACAGTTCATCACAAGCTGGCATGCGAAATTCCTTGTAATGTTTTCACGGAATTCTTCCAAAATGACTCTAATCAAGCTCTAAATCTACAAGATTGTGCCGATTGAACCCCTCAAACATATTGTTGCATCTCAAAGTTGTGGCTGAATTTGGCATTTTCACACGGCTTATATTATAGATGGGCAAAATCAAAGTGGATTTGCAGTTCCAAAGGGGCCAAAATGAATTAATACTGACCTCATTAACGGCGAAAAAATTGAGGGTATCATTAATAAATTTACTTGCGTACAACTGATTGTACATGCACGAGAGATCAGTATGATTCaaatcttttattattttttttgaagtattttCGAGAGTTCAATATGATTCAAATCTCAATCCACTACAAAGAGATCATCTATTGTGGATTAAAGCCCCTTGGAAAAGAATGAAAGCCTGGTAATAATTCCTATCATTGCGTTTGTATCAGATACAATTGCAGCTACAATTTCTATTAGTCTCCCTTGATTCATTTGCCTGCGTATATAGGTCCGATGCCGTCTCAAGCAGTAGGAATAGGATCGTCCATGCATTATTGGGCCGTACATGATGCGGCATAAAGTTATGCTGGCTAGTTGAAGAATTGACCATACTATCTTCATTGTCTCCTATCATCATTGTCTAATGGACAATGAAGATAAGAAATTATTTGACAATGACTAACCAAAAATTGTCGAATTTCTTTCTATGATGTTGCATTAATACTACTGTTTTGAGAGGACAGGAATGTGACATTACCCACTTTAAAAGCGTTCAAAAAGAAACTGTTGATATGATGCATGACACAGACTATTCTCACATGTTAGAGTAAAACTGAAAGTAAGAAGAACTCAAAACTGTGGGGATAGATAGggaatattttattttccccccTTCAAGTGAACTTGTAATATCCATGCATTGAGGGATGCTCCAATGTTGCCTCATTAAAGTTAATAATTCAGAAAGAAGCTAAATACATCTACAAACAGAAGCTTAAAGCATCAAAGACTGTCGTCTGCAGTTGAAAGATCCAAACATTTGACTCAAATGATAATTAACAACCTCGTAATCAAGTTCCTGGTTTCCTAAACATGGTGGAAAGCTCCCACGAGAGACCTCTCCATCCCAGAATCTTCCAAAGCCAAACTCACCCCTAAGGCAAAACTCCTCCAAAACCTGCTCAACTTCATCCATACAACACCGAAATTCAGGCAGTTCACTCGAGGAAAACCCTTCCATCTTGACCCTGAATGAACCTTCATGGACTCTCCAGCAGTTATCatcatttcttttccttcttttatgCAGGATCTCGTCTCCTCTCTTCCTATTTCTCAGCCTCTTCGCGTATTTTTTCGTCTTTCTCAACAGCTTGAGCGGCAGTTTGAGCAAGATGAAGGCAACAATTTGCAGGATCAAGCACTGGCAGCAACAAGATACCACAACGCAATCTGCTGCAACCCCGTTGAGATCCTCCATGCTTTGCCTATATGAAAGGAGAGAGGAACAAAGATGATCCAGATGACCATTGAAGGAAGTTATTTCTGGTTGAAAAATAAGATCCTTTCTCCTCTTTGGAAGAGTATAATAAAGTGTGAAGCAATAAGATTATCATCTTGCAAAGCTTTAAAGGACACAATTATGAGTCATTGACTTCAAACTGTAGCATGTGCTCTCAATGTAGAATTTTGGCTTTGATCACAGATGTAACAGGGATTGCGGCACATAGCTTTCAAAGGAAACGCAAAGCTGTCTTAGCCTCATAACTTGCATTCTACATTTCAGGGATTCCTGGAGTACTTTTCGTGGATTACTTGAAGCCTTCTCATCCCTGTCCAGAATACTTGTCTTTGAAAGAAAGAGATCCTTTATATAGCCAAACCCTCTGTAAAACTTTTCCTTAGATGTAAAACTTTTaaccaaaaaggaaaagcaacAGTAGGCATTACAATTATTGACAGGGAATAACCATGTTCATGATACTGTAGACTTTCATGTCCAGACCAGTAGATACCAGCCCCACATTCTTTCACGTCTCAAATTTCCACCATGCATCTCCTTGGATGCACTCTTGAGCAGATATTTGGCTTGTCGATTCAAAAATTATAGTATCAGTTTATTCATAATTCCGTGGAGGTATTCACCTATTGAAAATAACCCAACTCTTGGGATTTATTTCTCTCAAGTATGGGGGGCAAAAGGGTCGCAATCTGGTAAGACTGAGCAAACACCAAAACTGTAGTTTGTCAACAAAACATGAGTCCCTTGATTCCAACAAAATTAGTAGCCAAAGAGCATTCATGAGTTTGAGCTGCTTGACTCATGAATGTGATTCTGAAATGAGTTTGAGCTCCAAAACATTTACCTCAATGTAAGATCCGGACAAAAACGTATTTGACACCAGATATGCAAGTACCTTCCGTACTTACATGCAGGTTAATCATTCTGTCACACAGGATAAAAGTACAATCTAGAATGCACCAAGGATAATACACGTATAAATAATCATGggaaattttcatgcaaattaTTAGGAGACAGTATACcagaaaggtaaaaaaaaaccTCAATGAATTTCATTGAATCAAAATCTTACTTACaggaaaaaatatgataaaaagaATGGGATGAATATTACATACTCATATAAGCAAAAGCCAAAACTGGTCCTATTTACAATATCTAACCGAGGGT from the Coffea arabica cultivar ET-39 chromosome 11e, Coffea Arabica ET-39 HiFi, whole genome shotgun sequence genome contains:
- the LOC140003987 gene encoding probable calcium-binding protein CML16, with protein sequence MAKLQSDQLKQLRDIFIRFDMDRDGSLTQLELAALLRSLGLKPTGNQIHDLLANMDANGNGTIEFEELVEAILPDMNEQILINQEQLLEVFRSFDRDGNGFITAAEFAGQMAKMGHPLTYKELTEMMRNADTNGDGVISFNEFANILGKSASDFLGLTVS
- the LOC113717000 gene encoding uncharacterized protein, yielding MEDLNGVAADCVVVSCCCQCLILQIVAFILLKLPLKLLRKTKKYAKRLRNRKRGDEILHKRRKRNDDNCWRVHEGSFRVKMEGFSSSELPEFRCCMDEVEQVLEEFCLRGEFGFGRFWDGEVSRGSFPPCLGNQELDYEVVNYHLSQMFGSFNCRRQSLML